The Acidimicrobiales bacterium genomic sequence GATGTGGAGCAAGCCGTCGGTGCCGGGCAGGATGTTGACGAACGCACCGAACTTGGTGATGTTCACGACACGACCGTCGTACACCTCGCCAACGTTGGCCGTCGGCGGGTTGATGATGAGGCGAACCTGACGCTCGGCTTCCTCGACCGCAGCGCGATCGGTCGAGCCGATGCTGACGATTCCGACGGTGCCGTCGTCGTCGACCGAGATGTCGGCGCCGGTCTCTTCCTGGATGGTGTTGATGACCTTGCCGCGCGGGCCGATGACCTCGCCGATCTTTTCGACCGGAATCTCGAAGCTGACGATCTTGGGAGCCGAGGCGCCAACGTCTTCGCGAGGCTCGGCGATGGCGCCGGCCATGACCTCGAGGATCTGCAGACGGGCCTCGCGAGCCTGCTGCAGCGCCTGCGACAGCACGTCGGCTGGGATGCCGTCGATCTTGGTGTCGAGCTGCAGGGCGGTGATGGCGTCTGCGGTGCCTGCCACCTTGAAGTCCATGTCACCGAATGCATCTTCGGCGCCGAGGATGTCGGTGAGGGTGGTGTACTTGCCTTCGGCATGGACCAGGCCCATGGCGATGCCCGCGACCGCACCCTTGATGGGCACACCGGCGTCCATCAGCGACAGCGTCGAGGCACAAACAGAACCCATCGAGGTCGAGCCGTTCGACGACAACACGTCGGACACGAGGCGCAGCGCGTAGGGGAACTCTTCCTTCGAAGGAATCACGGGCAGAAGGGCACGCTCGGCGAGGGCGCCGTGGCCGATCTCGCGGCGCTTGGGGCCACGCATGAAGCCGGCCTCACCCGTCGAGAACGGCGGGAAGTTGTAGTGGTGCATGTAGCGCTTGCGATCGGACGGGTTGAGCGTGTCGATCAGCTGCTCCATGCGGCTCATGCCCAGGGTGCACACGTTGATGACCTGGGTTTCGCCACGCTGGAACAGGCCCGAACCGTGTGCGGTGGGCAGCAGCCCGACCTCGGCCGACAACGGCCGCACCTCGTTGGTGGCACGACCGTCGATGCGGAACCCGTCTTCGACGATGCGCCTGCGCACGATCTCCTTGGATGCCGACCGGATGGCGTTGCCAACCTGCTTGGCGGCGTCTGGGACATCGGCGAAGCGCTCGACCAGCTCGGCGGCGATCTCGCCACGAAGCTCGGACTCGCGAGCCTCACGCTGTGCCTTGTCGGCGATGCTGAGGGCTTCGGTGAGGCGCTCCGTGCCGACCTCGCGAACGGCGGCGATGATCTCGTCTGAATAGTCGGCCGAACGGACCCAATCCATCTCGGGCTTGGCGCCAACGGCCAGGCGCAGCGACTTCTGCAGCTCGATGACGTCGTCGATCCACTGCTTGCAGGCCTCGAGACCGCTGGCCAGGACCTCTTCGGTGACCTTTGGGGCACCATCGGCGTAGTACTGGAACGACTTCTCGGTGCCACCGGCCTCGACCATCATCACGGCGATGTCGCCGCTGTCGAGCTGACGACCGGCCACCACCATTTCGAAGGTCGAGGCTTCGCCCTCTTCGTAGGTGGGGAACGGAATCCAGGTGCCTTCGGTGGACCAGGCGATTCGAACGGCCGCCACGGGCGACTCGAAGGGGATGTCAGATACCCACAGCGCCGCCGAGGCGCCGTTCAGGGCGATGACGTCGTAAGGGTTCTGGCTGTCGACACCCAAGATGGTGCCCACGATGTGGGTGTCGTGGCGGTAGCCCTCTTTGAAGTTGGGGCGCAGGGGGCGGTCGATCAGGCGACACGCCAAGATCGCGTCCTCAGACGCACGGCCTTCGCGACGGAAGAACGAGCCGGGAATACGGCCCGCGGCGTACATACGCTCCTCGATGTCGACGGTGAGGGGGAAGAAGTCGGCACCGTCGCGCGGCTTGGAAGACGCGGTGGCGGTTACCAGGATTTGGGTGTCGCCCATGCGGGCGGTGACTGCTCCGTTCGCCAACCCGGCCAACTTGCCGGTTTCGAACGTGAGGGTCTTGTCGGTGCCAGAGATCTGGCCCGACACGGAAATGGCTTCAGCCATCATTTCTCCAATCGAGGACGGGACCTTCCCGTCCATTTGTTGTCATCAGACTCGTGTTGGGTTC encodes the following:
- a CDS encoding polyribonucleotide nucleotidyltransferase, with amino-acid sequence MAEAISVSGQISGTDKTLTFETGKLAGLANGAVTARMGDTQILVTATASSKPRDGADFFPLTVDIEERMYAAGRIPGSFFRREGRASEDAILACRLIDRPLRPNFKEGYRHDTHIVGTILGVDSQNPYDVIALNGASAALWVSDIPFESPVAAVRIAWSTEGTWIPFPTYEEGEASTFEMVVAGRQLDSGDIAVMMVEAGGTEKSFQYYADGAPKVTEEVLASGLEACKQWIDDVIELQKSLRLAVGAKPEMDWVRSADYSDEIIAAVREVGTERLTEALSIADKAQREARESELRGEIAAELVERFADVPDAAKQVGNAIRSASKEIVRRRIVEDGFRIDGRATNEVRPLSAEVGLLPTAHGSGLFQRGETQVINVCTLGMSRMEQLIDTLNPSDRKRYMHHYNFPPFSTGEAGFMRGPKRREIGHGALAERALLPVIPSKEEFPYALRLVSDVLSSNGSTSMGSVCASTLSLMDAGVPIKGAVAGIAMGLVHAEGKYTTLTDILGAEDAFGDMDFKVAGTADAITALQLDTKIDGIPADVLSQALQQAREARLQILEVMAGAIAEPREDVGASAPKIVSFEIPVEKIGEVIGPRGKVINTIQEETGADISVDDDGTVGIVSIGSTDRAAVEEAERQVRLIINPPTANVGEVYDGRVVNITKFGAFVNILPGTDGLLHISKIGGGKRIDKVEDVLNLGDVIAVKVDDIDPNGKLSLSLAGDAPAAKEPASDDGDDVDDDSDDSDAPAPSRSRSASADRDEVSFEEAFDAQAAEKFGDLGPSVDTGRRTRGRQRRGRSRR